A single region of the Streptomyces sp. AM 4-1-1 genome encodes:
- the rimO gene encoding 30S ribosomal protein S12 methylthiotransferase RimO, protein MPERRTVALVTLGCARNEVDSEELAGRLAADGWELVEDASDADVAVVNTCGFVEAAKKDSVDALLEANDLKDHGRTQAVVAVGCMAERYGKDLAEALPEADGVLGFDDYADISDRLQTILNGGIHASHTPRDRRKLLPISPAERQDAAVALPGHAQETAHAAAPADLPEGVAPVSGPRAPLRRRLGTSPVASVKLASGCDRRCSFCAIPSFRGSFISRRPSDVLGETRWLAEQGVKEVMLVSENNTSYGKDLGDIRLLETLLPELADVAGIERIRVSYLQPAEMRPGLIDVLTSTPKVAPYFDLSFQHSAPGVLRAMRRFGDTDRFLELLETIRSKAPQAGARSNFIVGFPGETEADLAELERFLTGARLDAIGVFGYSDEEGTEAVGYENKLDADTIAERLAHISQLAEELTSQRAEERVGESLQVLVESVDDEDGAIGRAAHQAPETDGQVVFTAREGLVPGRMVEAKAVGTEGVDLVAEHHELAEAAR, encoded by the coding sequence ATGCCCGAACGCCGTACCGTCGCCCTTGTCACTCTTGGCTGCGCCCGTAACGAGGTGGACTCGGAGGAGCTCGCAGGCCGCTTGGCAGCGGACGGCTGGGAGCTCGTCGAGGACGCCTCCGACGCCGACGTCGCCGTCGTCAACACCTGTGGCTTCGTCGAGGCCGCGAAGAAGGACTCCGTCGACGCACTTCTCGAAGCCAACGATCTGAAGGACCACGGCAGGACACAGGCCGTCGTCGCCGTCGGCTGCATGGCCGAGCGCTACGGCAAGGACCTCGCCGAGGCCCTGCCGGAAGCCGACGGAGTCCTCGGATTCGACGACTACGCCGACATCTCCGACCGTCTTCAGACCATCCTCAACGGCGGCATCCACGCCTCGCACACCCCGCGCGACCGGCGCAAGCTGCTGCCGATCAGCCCGGCCGAGCGGCAGGACGCCGCCGTCGCGCTGCCGGGCCACGCACAGGAGACGGCCCACGCCGCCGCCCCGGCGGACCTGCCCGAGGGTGTCGCCCCGGTCTCCGGTCCGAGGGCGCCGCTGCGCCGCCGACTGGGCACCAGCCCCGTCGCCTCGGTGAAGCTCGCCTCGGGCTGTGACCGCCGATGTTCCTTCTGCGCGATCCCCTCCTTCCGCGGCTCGTTCATCTCGCGGCGCCCCTCGGACGTGCTCGGGGAGACCCGCTGGCTCGCCGAGCAGGGGGTGAAGGAGGTCATGCTCGTCTCCGAGAACAACACCTCGTACGGCAAGGACCTCGGTGACATCCGACTGCTGGAGACACTGCTGCCCGAGCTCGCGGACGTGGCCGGAATCGAACGCATCCGGGTCAGCTACCTCCAGCCGGCCGAGATGCGGCCCGGCCTGATCGACGTGCTGACCTCCACGCCCAAGGTCGCCCCCTACTTCGACCTCTCCTTCCAGCACTCCGCCCCCGGGGTGCTGCGCGCGATGCGGCGCTTCGGTGACACGGACCGTTTCCTGGAGCTGCTGGAGACCATCCGTTCCAAGGCACCGCAGGCCGGTGCCCGCTCCAACTTCATCGTGGGCTTCCCCGGCGAGACCGAGGCCGACCTGGCGGAGCTGGAACGCTTCCTCACCGGCGCCAGGCTCGACGCCATCGGGGTCTTCGGCTACTCCGACGAGGAAGGCACCGAGGCGGTCGGCTACGAGAACAAGCTGGACGCCGACACCATCGCCGAACGGCTCGCCCACATCTCGCAGCTGGCCGAGGAACTGACCTCGCAGCGCGCCGAGGAGCGCGTCGGCGAATCCCTCCAGGTCCTCGTCGAGTCCGTGGACGACGAGGACGGCGCGATCGGCCGCGCGGCGCATCAGGCGCCCGAAACGGACGGCCAGGTGGTCTTCACAGCACGCGAGGGACTGGTGCCCGGCCGTATGGTCGAGGCGAAGGCAGTGGGCACCGAGGGAGTGGACCTGGTGGCCGAACATCACGAACTCGCGGAGGCAGCCAGATGA
- the pgsA gene encoding CDP-diacylglycerol--glycerol-3-phosphate 3-phosphatidyltransferase, whose translation MTGAPASAARGSGSTPAPRGGKLGTAAVNQASLWNIANILTMVRLLLVPGFVMLLLHNGGYDPVWRSFAWAAFAVAMITDLFDGHLARRYNLVTDFGKIADPIADKAIMGAALVCLSSLGDLSWWVTGVILFRELGITLMRFWVIRHAVIPASRGGKMKTLAQGTAAGMYVLALTGPLATLRFWVMAVAVVMTVVTGLDYVRQAIVLRRRGLAAERRESNAAGSEPAVASGASEASATGADADAGPGPGSSPAEARDSAEVER comes from the coding sequence ATGACCGGAGCCCCGGCGTCCGCGGCACGCGGGTCCGGCTCCACGCCGGCTCCGCGCGGCGGCAAGCTGGGCACCGCGGCCGTCAACCAGGCCAGCCTGTGGAACATCGCCAACATCCTCACCATGGTGCGGCTGCTGTTGGTACCCGGCTTCGTCATGCTGCTGCTCCACAACGGCGGCTACGACCCGGTGTGGCGCTCGTTCGCCTGGGCGGCCTTCGCGGTCGCCATGATCACCGACCTCTTCGACGGCCATCTGGCGCGTAGGTACAACCTGGTCACGGACTTCGGGAAGATCGCCGACCCGATCGCCGACAAGGCGATCATGGGGGCGGCGCTCGTCTGCCTGTCCTCGCTCGGGGACCTGTCCTGGTGGGTCACCGGGGTGATCCTCTTCCGCGAACTGGGCATCACGCTGATGCGGTTCTGGGTGATCCGGCACGCGGTGATCCCGGCCAGTCGCGGCGGGAAGATGAAGACGCTGGCCCAGGGGACGGCCGCCGGGATGTACGTCCTGGCGCTGACCGGACCGCTGGCCACCCTGCGGTTCTGGGTGATGGCGGTGGCGGTCGTGATGACGGTGGTCACGGGACTCGACTACGTGCGCCAGGCGATCGTGCTGCGGCGCAGGGGGCTGGCCGCGGAGCGGCGGGAGTCGAATGCCGCGGGTTCGGAGCCGGCGGTGGCGTCCGGGGCGTCGGAGGCGTCTGCGACGGGTGCCGACGCGGACGCGGGCCCGGGTCCGGGTTCGAGTCCGGCGGAAGCCCGGGACTCGGCCGAGGTGGAGCGATGA
- a CDS encoding nicotinamide-nucleotide amidohydrolase family protein, which translates to MTAAARVLKLLLERGETVAVAESLTGGLVAAELTAAPGSSQTFRGSVTAYATGLKRDVLGVDGDLLARNGAVDPGVARQMAAGVRRVLGADWGAATTGVAGPDEQDGRPVGTVYVAVAGPGGAEKVLPLRLNGGRADIRTESVRRVLELLSGELVENARTQDTEENGGN; encoded by the coding sequence ATGACGGCCGCGGCCCGCGTGCTGAAGCTGCTGCTGGAGCGGGGCGAGACGGTCGCGGTCGCGGAGTCGCTGACCGGTGGCCTGGTCGCGGCGGAGCTGACGGCCGCCCCTGGTTCCTCGCAGACCTTCCGGGGCTCCGTGACGGCGTACGCCACCGGCCTGAAGCGGGATGTGCTCGGTGTCGACGGGGACCTGCTGGCCAGGAACGGCGCGGTGGACCCCGGGGTCGCGCGGCAGATGGCGGCGGGTGTGCGTCGAGTGCTGGGGGCGGACTGGGGAGCGGCCACCACGGGGGTGGCCGGACCCGACGAACAGGACGGCCGTCCCGTCGGAACGGTCTATGTCGCGGTCGCCGGACCGGGCGGTGCGGAGAAAGTGCTGCCGCTGCGGTTGAACGGTGGCCGGGCGGACATCCGTACAGAGAGTGTACGGAGAGTGCTGGAACTGCTCTCCGGCGAACTCGTCGAAAACGCGAGGACACAGGATACGGAAGAGAACGGGGGGAATTGA
- a CDS encoding helix-turn-helix transcriptional regulator, protein MILLRRLLGDVLRRQRQRQGRTLREVSSSARVSLGYLSEVERGQKEASSELLSAICDALDVRMSELMREVSDELSLAELAESAAAGDPVPVPVRPMLNSVSVTSVAGVPTGRMTIKAPAEAVDVVAA, encoded by the coding sequence ATGATTCTGCTCCGTCGCCTGCTTGGTGACGTGCTGCGTCGGCAGCGCCAGCGCCAAGGCCGTACTCTGCGCGAAGTCTCCTCGTCCGCCCGAGTCTCGCTCGGCTATCTCTCCGAGGTGGAGCGGGGGCAGAAGGAGGCATCCTCCGAACTGCTCTCCGCCATTTGCGACGCGCTAGACGTACGGATGTCCGAGCTCATGCGTGAAGTGAGCGATGAGCTGTCGCTGGCTGAACTGGCCGAGTCGGCAGCGGCCGGCGATCCGGTCCCTGTGCCGGTACGCCCCATGCTCAACTCCGTCTCCGTCACGTCGGTGGCAGGCGTGCCGACGGGGCGGATGACGATCAAGGCGCCCGCGGAAGCGGTGGATGTCGTCGCCGCCTGA
- a CDS encoding DNA starvation/stationary phase protection protein, which translates to MSVVKSPLSEADLKVVGDALQGALVDLIDLSLVAKQVHWNVVGPRFRSVHLQLDDVVDTARTHSDTVAERASALGVNPDGRSSTLAKTTAIQNAPDGWIKDVDAVRALVDALGVVIERMRERIDVTGEPDPVSQDILITLTGDLEKHAWMFQAESA; encoded by the coding sequence ATGTCTGTGGTGAAGAGCCCGCTGTCCGAGGCCGACCTGAAGGTCGTGGGAGACGCGCTTCAGGGCGCACTCGTGGATCTGATCGACCTCTCGCTGGTCGCCAAGCAGGTCCACTGGAACGTCGTCGGACCCCGCTTCCGTTCGGTGCACCTTCAGCTCGACGATGTCGTCGACACGGCCCGTACCCACTCCGACACGGTCGCGGAGCGAGCTTCCGCGCTGGGAGTGAACCCGGACGGACGGTCCTCGACCCTTGCCAAGACCACCGCCATCCAGAACGCCCCCGACGGCTGGATCAAGGACGTGGACGCGGTCCGCGCCCTGGTCGACGCCCTGGGTGTGGTGATCGAGCGGATGCGTGAGCGGATCGACGTCACCGGCGAGCCGGACCCGGTCAGCCAGGACATCCTGATCACGCTCACCGGGGACCTTGAGAAGCACGCGTGGATGTTCCAGGCGGAGAGCGCCTGA
- a CDS encoding DNA-formamidopyrimidine glycosylase family protein, with product MPEGDTVLQTATRLHAALADRPLTRCDLRVPRFATADLTGRTVLGTVSRGKHLLTRIEGGLTLHSHLRMDGAWKIFAPSERWRGGPTHQIRAVLGTAEHTAVGYRLPVLELLRTRDEEQAVGHLGPDLLGPDWDARTALRNLLADPGRPLGEALLDQRNLAGIGNIYKAELCFLARVTPWLPVCELSTPTATRLVATAKRLLEANRDRPMRTTTGPLAAAVPTHAHERLYVYGRTHRPCLRCGTPVRVADQDNRPTYWCPRCQTGPTP from the coding sequence ATGCCCGAAGGAGACACCGTTCTGCAGACCGCCACACGTCTGCACGCCGCGCTGGCGGACCGGCCGCTCACCCGCTGCGATCTACGCGTTCCCCGGTTCGCCACCGCCGACCTCACCGGCCGGACCGTCCTGGGCACGGTCTCGCGGGGCAAGCACCTCCTGACCCGGATCGAGGGCGGACTGACCCTCCACAGTCATCTGCGGATGGACGGCGCATGGAAGATCTTCGCCCCCTCGGAACGCTGGCGCGGCGGCCCGACCCACCAGATCCGCGCCGTCCTCGGCACCGCCGAACACACCGCGGTGGGATACCGGCTGCCCGTCCTCGAACTCCTGCGCACCCGTGACGAGGAGCAGGCCGTCGGCCATCTGGGTCCTGACCTGCTGGGACCCGACTGGGACGCGAGGACCGCGCTCCGGAATCTGCTCGCCGACCCGGGCCGTCCGCTCGGTGAGGCACTGCTGGACCAACGCAACCTGGCGGGCATCGGCAACATCTACAAGGCGGAGCTGTGTTTCCTGGCCCGCGTCACGCCCTGGCTGCCGGTCTGCGAACTCTCGACACCCACCGCCACCCGCCTGGTCGCCACGGCCAAGCGGCTGCTGGAGGCGAACCGGGACCGCCCCATGCGCACCACCACAGGACCCCTCGCGGCCGCGGTGCCGACCCACGCCCACGAACGCCTCTACGTATACGGCCGGACCCACCGCCCCTGCCTGCGCTGCGGCACGCCTGTCCGGGTGGCCGACCAGGACAACCGGCCCACCTATTGGTGCCCGCGCTGCCAGACCGGCCCCACCCCGTAG
- a CDS encoding DEAD/DEAH box helicase has translation MAGSALDSFSPATRSWFTGAFRAPTAAQEGAWRAIGAGSDVLVVAPTGSGKTLAAFLASLDRLAAVPPPAEAKKRCRVLYVSPLKALAVDVERNLRSPLTGIRQESMRLGLPEPEIRVGIRSGDTPPAERRSMATRPPDILITTPESLFLMLTSSAREALTGVETVILDEVHAVAGTKRGAHLAVSLERLDELLPRPARRIGLSATVRPVDEVARFLSPQRKVEIVQPPSTKEFDLSVVVPVEDLGELGGSPATDTDQADKPSIWPHVEERIADLVQSHRSTIVFANSRRLAERLCNRLNEIAYERATGEAMPEHHSPAEIMAESGAAKGAPALLARAHHGSVSKEQRAQVEEDLKAGRLPAVVATSSLELGIDMGAVDLVIQVESPPSVASGLQRVGRAGHQVGAVSTGVVFPKYRGDLVQAAVVTERMREGAIEALRVPANPLDVLAQQLVAMVSLDTWQVDDLLAVTRRAAPFASLPESAFTAVLDMLAGRYPSDAFAELRPRVVWDRIAGTVTGRPGAQRLAVTSGGTIPDRGLFGVFLAGSDPKKGGGRVGELDEEMVYESRVGDVFTLGTTSWRIQEITRDRVLVLPAPGVPGRLPFWKGDQLGRPLELGRALGAFLREIGALSPEDARLRLLAAGLDAWAADNVLSYLDEQRRACGHVPDDRTVLVERFRDELGDWRVVVHSPFGAQVHAPWALALSARLSERYGMDAQVMHADDGIVLRLPDADLMGFDLLDHDPVRSADGADGAEPAWDTPSHAVGGPLGSPAPTGTGTGGDQPPVGAADVAFDQGEINQIVTEQVGGSALFASRFRECAARALLLPRRSPGRRTPLWQQRQRAAQLLQVASEFGSFPIVLEAVRECLQDVFDVPGLTELMGDLEARRVRLVEVTTQEPSPFARSLLFGYVAQFLYEGDSPLAERRAAALSLDSRLLAELLGRAELRELLDADVLSELEQELQWLTEDRRIKDAEGVADLLRVLGPLTDAELAARGARPQWAPELASARRAIQVRIAGADHWAAIEDAGRLRDALGTALPVGVPEAFTEPVKDPLGDLLARHARTHGPFTSSRAAERFGLGAAVTDGALHRLAASGRIVQGEFHPAGIGQEWCDATVLRRLRRRSLAALRHELEPVPPAALASFLPQWQHLGSHALRGIDGLARAVEQLQGAPVPASALEKLILPSRVMGYTPALLDELTTTGEVVWAGAGALPGKDGWISLYPADSAPLLLPPSHPLEQSALHESVLTALTGGYGLFFRQIADQVRSTTHPDCTDPQLADALWDLAWSGRLTNDTLAPLRSLLGSGRTAGSTAHRAGRSVPRGRYGSLTAAARPVSRTGPPTVSGRWSLLPAHEPDPTHRAHALARTLLDRHGVVTRGAVQAEGIEGGFSAIYRVLSAFEDNGQARRGYVVEGLGAAQFAMDGAVDRLRAASTARDRTDPGDTPRALVLAAADPANAYGAALPWPDPPDGAGHRPGRKAGSLVVLVDGELTLYMERGGKSLLAWPTGPDDPALRSAAEALAGAARAGTLGTVTVERANGVSSLTSPLGRTLEAAGFHATPRGLRLRA, from the coding sequence ATGGCCGGTTCCGCTCTCGATTCGTTCTCGCCCGCGACCCGCAGCTGGTTCACGGGTGCCTTCCGCGCGCCGACAGCCGCCCAGGAGGGCGCCTGGCGGGCCATCGGCGCGGGCTCGGACGTGCTGGTGGTCGCGCCGACCGGTTCGGGCAAGACACTCGCCGCCTTCCTGGCCTCACTGGACCGGCTCGCCGCCGTGCCGCCCCCGGCCGAGGCGAAGAAGCGCTGCCGAGTGCTGTACGTGTCCCCGCTCAAGGCCCTCGCGGTCGACGTGGAGCGGAACCTCCGCTCCCCGCTGACCGGCATCCGCCAGGAGTCGATGCGATTGGGGCTGCCCGAGCCCGAGATCCGGGTCGGCATCAGATCCGGTGACACCCCTCCCGCCGAGCGCCGCTCCATGGCGACCCGGCCGCCGGACATCCTGATCACCACGCCCGAGTCGCTGTTCCTGATGCTGACGTCCTCCGCCAGAGAGGCCCTGACAGGCGTCGAGACGGTGATCCTGGACGAGGTGCACGCCGTGGCGGGTACGAAGCGGGGCGCCCACCTCGCCGTCTCGCTGGAACGGCTCGACGAGCTGCTGCCCCGGCCCGCCCGGCGGATCGGCCTCTCGGCCACCGTCCGGCCGGTCGACGAAGTGGCGCGTTTCCTGTCACCGCAGCGGAAGGTGGAGATCGTCCAGCCGCCGTCCACCAAGGAGTTCGACCTCTCGGTCGTCGTGCCCGTCGAGGATCTGGGAGAGCTGGGCGGTTCACCGGCGACCGACACGGACCAGGCGGACAAGCCGTCGATCTGGCCTCACGTCGAGGAGCGGATCGCCGATCTCGTGCAGTCCCACCGCTCCACCATCGTCTTCGCCAACTCCAGACGTCTGGCGGAACGCCTGTGCAACCGGCTGAACGAGATCGCGTACGAGCGCGCGACCGGGGAGGCGATGCCGGAACACCACTCCCCCGCCGAGATCATGGCGGAGTCGGGCGCGGCGAAGGGCGCCCCCGCGCTGCTCGCCCGCGCGCACCACGGCTCGGTCTCGAAGGAGCAGCGCGCCCAGGTCGAGGAGGACCTGAAGGCGGGCCGGCTGCCTGCCGTGGTCGCCACCTCCAGTCTTGAGCTGGGCATCGACATGGGCGCGGTGGATCTGGTGATCCAGGTCGAGTCGCCCCCGTCCGTCGCCTCCGGTCTCCAGCGGGTCGGCCGCGCCGGACACCAGGTCGGCGCGGTCTCCACCGGGGTGGTCTTCCCCAAGTACCGGGGAGACCTGGTACAGGCCGCCGTGGTCACCGAACGGATGCGTGAGGGGGCGATCGAGGCCCTGCGCGTCCCGGCCAATCCGCTGGACGTGCTCGCCCAGCAGCTGGTCGCCATGGTTTCCCTCGACACCTGGCAGGTGGACGATCTGCTGGCCGTGACCCGGCGAGCGGCACCGTTCGCCTCGCTCCCCGAATCGGCTTTCACGGCCGTGCTCGACATGCTCGCCGGACGCTATCCGTCCGACGCCTTCGCCGAGCTGCGCCCGCGTGTCGTCTGGGACCGGATCGCCGGTACGGTCACCGGCCGCCCCGGCGCCCAGCGGCTCGCCGTCACCTCGGGCGGCACCATCCCCGACCGCGGACTCTTCGGCGTCTTCCTCGCCGGGTCCGACCCCAAGAAGGGTGGCGGACGGGTCGGTGAGCTGGACGAGGAGATGGTGTACGAGTCCCGGGTGGGCGATGTCTTCACCCTGGGCACCACGTCCTGGCGCATCCAGGAGATCACCCGCGACCGCGTGCTGGTCCTGCCCGCCCCCGGGGTCCCCGGCAGGCTGCCCTTCTGGAAGGGCGATCAGCTGGGCCGTCCGCTGGAGCTGGGCCGGGCCCTGGGGGCGTTCCTGCGAGAGATCGGCGCGCTGTCCCCGGAGGACGCCAGGCTGCGGCTGCTCGCCGCCGGTCTCGACGCCTGGGCCGCCGACAACGTCCTGTCCTACCTCGACGAACAGCGCCGTGCCTGCGGTCATGTGCCGGACGACCGGACGGTGCTCGTCGAGCGCTTCAGGGACGAGCTGGGTGACTGGCGGGTGGTCGTGCACTCACCGTTCGGCGCCCAGGTCCACGCCCCGTGGGCGCTCGCCCTGTCCGCACGCCTCTCCGAGCGGTACGGGATGGACGCGCAGGTCATGCACGCCGACGACGGCATCGTGCTGCGTCTGCCGGACGCGGACCTGATGGGCTTCGACCTCCTCGATCACGACCCGGTCCGGTCCGCGGACGGTGCCGACGGCGCCGAGCCGGCCTGGGACACGCCGTCCCACGCGGTCGGTGGCCCCCTTGGTTCCCCGGCTCCGACCGGAACGGGGACCGGTGGCGACCAGCCTCCGGTCGGCGCCGCCGATGTCGCCTTCGACCAGGGCGAGATCAATCAGATCGTCACCGAACAGGTCGGTGGTTCCGCGCTCTTCGCGTCCCGCTTCCGCGAATGCGCCGCCCGCGCCCTGTTGTTGCCACGCCGTAGCCCCGGCAGGCGCACCCCACTCTGGCAGCAGCGTCAGCGCGCCGCACAACTGCTCCAGGTGGCGTCCGAGTTCGGCTCGTTCCCGATCGTCCTCGAAGCGGTACGGGAATGTCTCCAGGACGTCTTCGACGTCCCCGGCCTCACCGAGCTCATGGGCGATCTCGAAGCACGGCGTGTCCGCCTCGTCGAGGTCACCACCCAGGAACCGTCCCCGTTCGCCCGTTCGCTCCTCTTCGGCTATGTCGCGCAGTTCCTGTACGAGGGTGACTCGCCCCTCGCCGAACGGCGCGCTGCGGCCCTCTCCCTCGACTCGCGTCTCCTGGCCGAACTCCTCGGCCGGGCGGAACTGCGTGAACTTCTCGACGCCGATGTGCTGAGCGAGCTGGAACAGGAGCTCCAGTGGCTGACCGAGGACCGCCGGATCAAGGACGCCGAAGGAGTCGCCGATCTGTTGCGCGTCCTGGGCCCGCTCACCGACGCCGAGTTGGCCGCACGGGGAGCCCGGCCGCAGTGGGCTCCCGAGTTGGCGTCGGCCCGCCGGGCGATCCAGGTGCGGATCGCCGGGGCCGACCACTGGGCGGCGATCGAGGACGCCGGAAGGCTGCGCGACGCCCTGGGCACGGCGCTTCCGGTCGGTGTTCCCGAAGCGTTCACCGAACCGGTGAAGGACCCGCTCGGCGATCTGCTCGCCCGGCACGCCCGCACGCACGGCCCGTTCACCTCCTCCCGGGCCGCCGAGCGCTTCGGTCTGGGCGCCGCCGTCACGGACGGCGCCCTGCACCGCCTCGCCGCGTCCGGCCGGATCGTGCAGGGCGAATTCCACCCGGCGGGCATCGGACAGGAATGGTGCGACGCCACGGTCCTGCGCCGGCTCCGCCGCCGCTCGCTCGCCGCCCTCCGCCACGAGCTGGAGCCGGTGCCGCCCGCCGCTCTCGCCTCCTTCCTCCCCCAGTGGCAGCATCTCGGCAGCCACGCGTTGCGCGGGATCGACGGCCTGGCCCGCGCCGTCGAACAGTTGCAGGGAGCGCCGGTCCCGGCGTCGGCCCTGGAGAAGCTGATCCTGCCGAGCCGCGTCATGGGCTACACCCCCGCCCTCCTCGACGAGCTGACCACCACCGGCGAGGTGGTCTGGGCGGGGGCGGGCGCCCTCCCCGGCAAGGACGGCTGGATCTCTCTCTACCCCGCCGACAGCGCCCCTCTGCTGCTGCCTCCATCGCACCCGCTGGAGCAGTCCGCACTCCACGAGTCCGTCCTCACCGCACTGACCGGTGGCTACGGCCTCTTCTTCCGTCAGATCGCCGACCAGGTCCGCTCCACCACCCATCCGGACTGCACCGATCCACAACTCGCCGACGCCCTCTGGGACCTGGCCTGGTCCGGCCGTCTGACCAACGACACGCTCGCCCCGTTGCGCTCACTCCTCGGCTCGGGTCGCACCGCCGGCTCCACCGCGCACCGCGCCGGGCGCAGTGTGCCGCGCGGTCGTTACGGGTCACTCACGGCCGCCGCCCGTCCGGTCTCACGGACCGGACCACCCACGGTCTCGGGCCGCTGGTCACTGCTTCCCGCCCACGAACCCGACCCCACCCACCGGGCGCACGCCCTGGCCCGTACTCTCCTCGACCGGCACGGCGTGGTGACCCGGGGCGCTGTCCAGGCCGAAGGGATCGAGGGCGGCTTCTCCGCCATCTACCGCGTCCTCTCGGCCTTCGAGGACAACGGCCAAGCCCGCCGGGGTTACGTCGTCGAGGGGCTCGGCGCGGCGCAGTTCGCCATGGACGGTGCCGTCGACCGGCTGCGCGCCGCGTCCACCGCCCGCGACCGTACGGACCCCGGCGACACTCCCCGCGCCCTGGTCCTCGCCGCCGCCGACCCGGCGAACGCGTACGGAGCCGCACTGCCCTGGCCCGACCCCCCGGACGGCGCCGGACACAGGCCGGGGCGGAAGGCGGGCTCCCTGGTGGTCCTGGTCGACGGCGAGTTGACGCTCTACATGGAGCGCGGGGGCAAGTCCCTGCTGGCCTGGCCGACCGGCCCGGACGACCCCGCGCTCCGGTCCGCGGCCGAGGCACTCGCCGGCGCCGCGCGCGCGGGCACCCTCGGCACAGTCACCGTGGAACGCGCCAACGGCGTCTCGTCGCTGACTTCCCCACTCGGACGCACGCTGGAGGCGGCGGGCTTCCACGCCACCCCGAGAGGACTGCGACTGCGCGCCTGA
- a CDS encoding AzlC family ABC transporter permease: MRRRTARTARGATTGVAGTAAASAGQPTDAVKTDAAVVRDALGVGVAVGLSGFAFGVTSAGSGLSLPQTCALSLLVFTGASQFALVGALAAGGNPYTAAAGAFFLGVRNAFYGLRLSQLLALPRAVRPFAAQWVIDETTAVTLPQPTRRAARIGFTVTGITLYVLWNLTSLVGALGAEALGDTDAWGLDAAGPAVFLALLAPMLKSATERITAALAVALALGLLPVLPIGAPVLLAALAAPVVLFLKGRGTDAPSGGSGTTTATTEENR; encoded by the coding sequence ATGAGGCGACGAACGGCCCGAACGGCCCGAGGAGCGACGACCGGGGTGGCCGGCACCGCGGCGGCGTCGGCCGGACAACCGACGGACGCGGTGAAGACGGACGCGGCGGTCGTGCGGGACGCGCTGGGCGTCGGCGTGGCCGTGGGACTGTCCGGCTTCGCGTTCGGAGTCACCTCGGCGGGCTCGGGCCTGAGCCTTCCGCAGACCTGTGCGCTCAGCCTCCTGGTGTTCACCGGGGCCTCGCAGTTCGCCCTGGTCGGCGCTCTCGCCGCGGGCGGCAACCCGTACACCGCGGCGGCCGGGGCCTTCTTCCTGGGTGTGCGCAACGCCTTCTACGGACTGAGGCTGTCGCAGCTGCTCGCGCTGCCCCGTGCGGTACGGCCGTTCGCCGCGCAGTGGGTCATCGACGAGACGACGGCGGTGACCCTTCCCCAGCCCACCCGCCGCGCCGCCCGGATCGGGTTCACCGTCACCGGGATCACCCTGTACGTGCTGTGGAATCTGACCAGCCTGGTGGGGGCACTGGGCGCCGAGGCGCTGGGCGACACCGACGCCTGGGGGCTCGACGCGGCCGGTCCGGCCGTGTTCCTCGCCCTCCTCGCACCGATGCTGAAGAGCGCCACCGAGCGGATCACCGCCGCGCTCGCGGTGGCGCTCGCACTGGGACTGCTCCCGGTGCTTCCCATCGGCGCACCCGTACTGCTCGCGGCGCTCGCCGCACCCGTCGTCCTCTTCCTCAAGGGGCGCGGGACCGATGCCCCGAGCGGCGGCAGCGGCACGACGACGGCCACGACCGAGGAGAACCGGTGA
- a CDS encoding AzlD domain-containing protein, with the protein MNVWIAIGLTAAGCYLAKLLGLLVPAGVLERPLVQRLAALMPVALLAALTAQQTFGHGQQLLLDARGAGLAAAALALIMRAPFLVVVGVAVVVTAAVRALG; encoded by the coding sequence GTGAACGTCTGGATCGCGATCGGTCTCACCGCCGCGGGCTGCTATCTCGCGAAACTCCTCGGTCTGCTGGTGCCCGCCGGAGTGCTGGAACGGCCGCTCGTCCAGCGCCTGGCGGCGCTCATGCCGGTGGCGCTGCTGGCCGCACTCACCGCGCAGCAGACCTTCGGCCACGGGCAGCAGCTGCTCCTCGACGCCAGGGGCGCGGGGCTCGCGGCCGCGGCGCTCGCACTGATCATGCGCGCCCCCTTCCTGGTGGTCGTCGGCGTGGCCGTCGTGGTGACGGCCGCGGTGCGCGCACTGGGGTGA